Proteins encoded together in one Candidatus Hydrogenedentota bacterium window:
- a CDS encoding DUF1559 domain-containing protein, with protein MRRKGFTLIELLVVIAIIGILAAILLPALARAREAARRSSCQNNLKQWGLVFKMYAGEAKGGKYPPMQLEIAQNQHPNDLGKWELYIAAGPKATAIYPEYLTDPSIIICPSDAQQTVDSLRDEEIPQLGLKKGQWHIGYYLGGGNGVNDIDASYVYLGWVLDLMDNQYFLPASQCYVSMIASALDAEIPDSTPVPAQLALALAQMALGNPAVGVALASPSAANAQLVNTTVDNDASGSYLTAANGLKYGNGRSNTVYRLREGIERFMITDINNAGASAKAQSEIFIMLDDLGTAGSVALFNHIPGGCNMLYLDGHVEFIRYPGAAPVNSGLANIMALFEAS; from the coding sequence ATGCGAAGGAAAGGATTCACCCTCATTGAACTGCTGGTGGTGATTGCCATCATCGGCATCCTCGCGGCCATTCTGCTGCCGGCATTGGCCCGCGCCCGCGAGGCGGCGCGCCGCTCCTCCTGCCAGAACAACCTGAAGCAGTGGGGCCTGGTCTTCAAGATGTACGCGGGCGAGGCCAAGGGCGGCAAGTACCCGCCGATGCAACTGGAGATTGCGCAAAACCAGCACCCGAACGACTTGGGAAAATGGGAGCTTTACATTGCGGCCGGCCCGAAGGCGACGGCGATTTATCCGGAATATCTCACGGACCCCTCGATCATTATCTGCCCTTCGGACGCCCAGCAGACTGTTGACAGTCTCCGGGACGAGGAAATCCCCCAGCTTGGCCTGAAGAAGGGCCAGTGGCATATCGGCTATTATCTGGGCGGCGGCAACGGCGTGAACGACATTGACGCGAGCTATGTGTATCTGGGCTGGGTGCTGGACCTGATGGACAACCAGTATTTCCTGCCCGCGTCGCAGTGCTATGTGTCGATGATCGCCTCCGCGCTTGATGCGGAAATCCCCGACAGCACCCCGGTTCCGGCGCAGTTGGCCCTGGCATTGGCGCAGATGGCCCTGGGCAACCCGGCTGTCGGTGTCGCCCTGGCGTCGCCAAGCGCTGCCAACGCCCAACTGGTGAACACCACGGTTGACAACGACGCGAGCGGCTCCTACCTGACGGCGGCGAATGGCCTCAAGTACGGGAACGGCCGAAGCAACACCGTTTACCGGCTTCGTGAGGGCATCGAGCGGTTCATGATTACGGACATCAACAACGCGGGCGCGTCGGCCAAGGCGCAAAGCGAGATTTTCATCATGCTGGATGATCTGGGCACGGCGGGCAGCGTGGCGCTGTTCAACCACATCCCCGGCGGGTGCAACATGCTATATCTGGACGGCCATGTCGAGTTTATCCGGTATCCCGGGGCCGCGCCGGTGAACTCGGGCCTGGCCAACATCATGGCGTTGTTCGAGGCAAGCTGA